The Deltaproteobacteria bacterium genome has a window encoding:
- a CDS encoding dehydrogenase, giving the protein MRQLTCTAPHQIEWRDVPEPRLESGTDALVRPLAVARCDIDLFLTSGFVPLRGPFALGHEAVAEVVDIGDSVTGVTRGQRVVVSFEVSCGDCRSCHAGHTANCDRYPVLSDYGMQPLSGVEYGGMLSDIVRVPHAAAMLAPLAPGLDPVALASVSDNVLDGYRAVAPHLRSLPGADVLIVCHG; this is encoded by the coding sequence CTCACCTGCACGGCGCCCCATCAGATCGAGTGGCGCGACGTTCCCGAGCCGCGTCTCGAGAGCGGCACAGACGCCCTCGTTCGTCCGCTCGCCGTGGCTCGCTGCGACATCGATCTCTTCCTGACATCGGGCTTCGTCCCGCTGCGCGGGCCGTTCGCCCTCGGTCACGAGGCCGTTGCCGAAGTCGTCGACATCGGCGATTCGGTGACCGGCGTGACAAGAGGGCAACGCGTGGTCGTGTCGTTCGAGGTGAGCTGCGGGGACTGCCGTTCGTGTCACGCAGGTCACACAGCGAACTGCGATCGCTATCCGGTACTGTCGGACTACGGAATGCAACCGCTCTCGGGCGTCGAGTACGGCGGCATGCTGTCGGACATCGTCCGAGTGCCACACGCCGCGGCGATGCTCGCGCCCCTTGCGCCTGGCCTGGACCCCGTCGCGCTGGCAAGCGTGTCGGACAATGTCCTCGACGGCTATCGTGCGGTGGCGCCCCACCTCAGATCATTGCCCGGCGCAGATGTCTTGATCGTGTGTCACGGAG